From the genome of Dermacentor andersoni chromosome 3, qqDerAnde1_hic_scaffold, whole genome shotgun sequence:
AAAATGGTAAAATGTGAACACATTCAGAGAGGTAGAAAATttgtatttgattttttttttttttttgcgtagtttAAGCACACAGCAGCTGCTACACTAATAGATGAATAGAGGAATCGCACACCCAGCTAAAGCTCTCTCGGTGTAACAGAAGCCAATGTCAAATGCCGCTTACGGTGCACTGCAAGCACCGAAATTGACAGCGAAATCCGGAAATACGTCGTGGTCACTATACGTTTTGTTTTCTCGTGTTCATTTCGCTGCGAAGCTCGAGACATTTTCTGCAAGCATTGTCTGGTTTATCCTGCTTTTATCATGCGATTGAAAGAATTGAGGGCCCAATGCAATGGTGACGCCCTTGCTGTGCCATTCGGCGCCAGAGAGTACAGAGCAAGACGTCTCATGCGGTTTCAGACTGTTTCAAAGGCAATATAATGATGACGCGCACTTTCCGATGCCACGCAGTCAATGCCAAAACATTAGTCCCTGTCGGTGGGAGGAGAGTCTTAGCGACAACGATTTGAAATTGAAATTTCGAGTTCGAATGTGTACTGAGAACTCAGTTTCCTGTGTATAGGATTACCATATTGGCCCCTCAAGTCTCAGTTCCCAAGGTAAACTAAGGATTTTTAAAGGACCGATTACTGGAAGTAGTACTGGCGCGCCGCGCTTCCACTGAATATTTTACCGCAAAAACAATTGTTGAAGCGAAAGTTTGCTGATAATGCGTTGTAAGCACACGTACGTGAACCATGCGTTTCATGacagtaattattttttttttatactcaCCTATGACCACTGGCCTAAAGAAGGCTCCGACACCAGTCAATCCAGCCACAAAGCCGTATGCGATGGGTAAGTTGCGAAGGCCAACTTCTACGGCAATGGCTTCGGAGACAGCCACCAGTATGTAGCCGACGGGTAATCCCAGGGTAATCATGCACGTCCAGAATGGGACTAGGTTCTGCGCGTAGGGCATCGAGTGCGCTATGACAGCCATCGCCAGGTACGACAGGCACATCAGGCTAAGCGGTGACACGAGCTTATAGTCCGTGAGCAAGGGAACGAATAGCCGGCCAATGGTGTCTGTCACCGAAAAGAAGGTGAGCACGAACACGGCACTCACACTGTCAATACCGACGTCGACAGCATAGTCAACTGCGACCGCAAGGAATGTGTCCAGGAAGAAGACGTAAGAGAAATAGCTCAACATGTGGCAGTAGAAACGTGGTAGTCGCAAGACTTCTTTGGCGCTAATGAGAGCCGAATCCGATGAGCGGTCTTGCTCTGCATGGATGAGTATGCGGATAGGCTCGTCCGTCTTGCAGGGCAGTTCTATCTGGCATCGAGATGCCAGGCTTGTGACCGTGCTACGCCTTGAAGCGACGGCGCGACCGGCACCACCATATTCTCCCACAAAACTCGGCTCGCTTCCAACCCTAGACCTCTCTTCTGTGATCGGCGCGCTTTCGAGGAATGCTGCGTTTTCCTCGCACGCAGTTGGAGCTGTGTTTATAGTAGTCAAGTGTTCTACCGCCTCTTGAAGAAGGGCGATTTTTCTAAGGTCGAGATCGCCGATGGTAGAACCCTTTCGTGTTAGGCTTATAAGTGTTCCTCGCCTCGAAGACAAGGTTTTCTCCTCTTCAAGCAAGGAGCCAGCAACGCTCAAAAGCGTCCCTCTCCTCGACCACGCCATGTTCATTTCATCTTCAGTAGTTGTGTCATGAAGGGCATTTTCGACCGTGGGGTTTCTGTTAGTCAAACCTTCCGGCTGACTACATAAGGTAAGTCTCTTCTGAGTTATTGCCTCCTCGTCCGGTACCGCCACAAGTATCCCTCTGCGGTTCAACACCGTAGTGTGACGGGCAACTACAGTGGACGGCTTTCCATCTTCGGCGTGGAGATTCTTGAGAGAACATGTTGTGATCTGTTCAGCGCTAAATTTCTGCGCACCCTTTTTAACTGCCTCGCTTGTATCAATCACCGATTCCTGCCACGGTGGTTTCCGAAAAAGGAAGCCTAGCACGGGAATGTTGAGTAACAGGGCTCCTGTAATAGCCAGAGTTCCATGCAAGCCATATTCTGACAGGAGCAGGTCGAAAATACTTGGAAAGACGAAGGACGCTGCCGTTGCACCAGTCAAGTTGATGCCCAAAGCTACACCACGCCGTTTGTCGAAGTACTCGTTGATGGCGACGATGACGCAGCCGTAGAGTATTCCATGACCGGAACCTATAAAGGAGATATATGGAAAATACATACTTGTGACAACTGGTACCTATAGATTGCGACAGGAAACATAGTCCTGTCGATTGGTAGTATGGCTACGTCAACCAACACATTCCACATGATTATCAGGAAGACATCTTTCTCAGACACTAAAGATGTGGACTTCTTGGTGACTCATGATTAGGTGCACAGTACAAGAACAGGCGACGGACATGAGCATTACTGTGAGCCTCTGATCACTTACGCGTGAAGTTGCTGCCCTGCACGTCCAGTCAGGCACGAACTTTGCACGGGATGAAGCAAGTCAGGCCCTCATTTTTTTATGTTGTCATTGTACTTCTTTTGGATTGTGTATCTGTTTCAAGGTAGGAATGAATGTGCACCACTTTGTCAAATGCGAGACTAATTTGGAACAGCTGACAATCACTTCAATGAAGAGTTAATAAACATATGTTAGATATTTAATTACTTGATGTCGACCAGCATTTGACTCCGCGGCGGGTCAcagcccaatgcttgcgtcgagGGTTACGCACattcgacgtcaggagatcggaataaaatcGAAAAGGTGTTGGTTTGCATTGTGCGATCCTAGGCACTTCTAATAAAGATAAAGATGGTTAAAAAACATAAAAACGTTCGTGCGACTGAATAGGACTTGATACAAGTCTACACTTCCTTCACATTGCTTTCTGAAATATCGCAGTGCCGTTTCCAGTACAATTAGCAATTCTACTTCTTGGCAAGTGAACATTTAGAACTGGCTTAAAAAGGCAACCAGCGAGCGTCCCCCTCTCCCTATTCGAAGCTTGGCCCTATTCACAGAACCCACGAGCCATGACACAGGGTGTCCTGTGACATTCAGCCTAACAACAGTGTCCGCGTGGACGAAAAATAAATTGCGTAGCCCACAAGGCGGTACTCAGTCATTCGGGCGCACCCTTATTTTTAAATATATGAATACCCACAAGTGAATGCCCACAACTGAATACCCACAAAGTACATCTACATTACCATTTCCTGCGGCAGCAGAATAGGGCTTCGGAGCACTGTTCGCCCGTTTCTTTCATCCCAACGTCCTCTCTCAGTACGCAAGCAAAAAATAGTCATAATGTGCATTTTTACGAACGAAAGCTGATGCCAAATAAGCCCTTTCTGCTATCACAATTCCACTCGCACTCGACGTCCGTTTGGCAGGGATGAATCCAAAGGCCTCTCATTAttagtattcatcatcatcatcatcgtcatcctatctttatgtccactgccaggaaGAAGGCTTGTTCCTACGATCTCCGATTACCCTTGGCTACCTGATTACATCTTGCGCCTGCAAATGTCCTAATTTAATCACCGCACCTAATTTTCCGCCGTCATCGACCGCACTTTTCTCCCCtctgtacccattctgtaactctaatggtccgccagttatctatcctacgcatCACGTGGCCGGCCcagttcaatttttttctcttaatctcagCTAAAATATTGGCTATCCCTGCTTGCTATTTGATCTCACACCACTCTGTTACTCTtccttaacattatgcctaactTTTCTCCTTATATCGCACTTCGCGCAGTCATTAATTTgtcctcgagcttctttgttaacctccaaattGCTTCCCCTTACGTTAGCGCCggtggaatgcaatgattgtacacttttcaaagGCAGTGGTAAGCTGCCAGTAATGAtctggtaatgcctgccgtatgcccTCCAACCCAATTTGGTTCTActctaaatttccttctcatgattagggtcccctgtgagtaattgtactagataaacgtactgctttacagactctagaggctgactggccatATCGAATTCTTGTTTCCTCGCTAGGCTATCGCACATTATCTTTGTCCATAGGCGCGTAGTTTTTAATCTGCCGGGGTTGGGGAGGGACTGGGGCCCAATTCGCAGGCTCTCTTTTTCAGTCGTACTATCCCTCCCGCGCATGCTTCTTGGCAAGAGGTATACACAAGCCGAGAGGTTAATATATGTAAACATCATTTTTATGTGTTTCTAAAGCTTAGCGAATATGCTAAAAAGAATGACCACATTCGTCTTAATATacctaataaataaatgaaaaaggaACGGAAAAACACGTTAGCTCTTGGTAGGAATTCATAACGCCCTTATTCAAGCTGAGTGAAAACACTGGCCAACACGGAAATTTCCTCAGCAAGCTAACAATTCAAGTATAAAAAGCTTATTATAAGCCCTTCGTTTGAAAGAACCACTGTACAATGCAAAGATTTCCACAATAACCTAACAATTCAAAAAGTTCAACGAGATTTTAAACTGTTCGTGTCTAAGAAACACGGGGTGGTCCAAAGTCCGAAATAAGCTAACAATATAAAATCCAAAGAAAGATCATAAAATGTTTTTTGCTCTTTTGCTCTGCAATGTACGTACCTGTGCCTAATGTAAGGCTATTActtcattagacagttttagttacacgtacgtataggcttcacgtacgcaaacgtgaaaagcctacgtaccttacgtggaCGCcacctgaaacgcttttagctacacgtacgtgacgcacgccaagagggaccccgtagctgcATATAtagggaaatgtgaacacggcggtagccaattcaatcccgtcgccgtgtttcgatgcaagccgtctgcgcgcgcgcggctcgctatcgcttgttcgttatctcgcggaactcccgcgcgaagctatCTACgtacgcaagaaacgcacgcaaagaattagacagttttagttacacgtacgtagaggctttgcgtacgtagagcttctacgtgtcagctgtgcgcatgcgtacaacgtagcgggcgcgcgcgcgtctcacggacgtacgtgagattcaattctttgcgtgcgtttcttgcgcacgtagacagcttcgcgcgggagttccgcgagatcacgaacaagcgatagcgggccgcgcgcgcgcagacggcttgcatcgaaacacggcgacaggattgaattggctaccgccgtgttcacatttcccgatagatgtagcgctaccgggtccctcttggcgtgcgtagcgtacgtgtagctaaaagcgtgtcagatggcgtgcacgtaaggcacgtaggcttttcacgtttgcgtacgtgaagcctctacgtgcgtgtaactaaaactgtctattgaatctcacgtacgtccgtgagacgcgcgcgcgcccgctacgctctacacatgcgcactgctgacacgtagaagctctacatacgcaaagcctctacgtacgtgtaactaaaactgtctattgttaaCCACTCCTGTCCTGGCTGCCATAAGGAAGCTATCAGCTGGCAATAATAAACAAATCTTCGCCTTTCACAAATGGAAACGAAGTACCAAACTTGATACAAAACAAAAAGGCACGAACAATACTCATAGGGCAGAGGTTGTAATAACGAAGCGCCAAAATGCAGATTTTATGGGTAGGGATAAATAGAGTCAGGGGCTGTGACAGGTTGAATAAAGCTGGCGCATTATACTATGGTGAAGTTCACTGTCCTTTTATACAAAGGCTACCGCAGAACCGAGAATGTCTTCTACGAACAGTTGATCTCTGAATTAACTCCTccacgcgagagagagagagagagagagagagagagggcaaacATCTTTATTCGGCATAAGGATGGCTTCATCTGTCggagtggttccctcttcacgggaatGCATCGCCATCTTGGCCGCGATGTTCCTGAGTTTTATTTTGCGGGCGAACTCTTTGTGCCCATGGAGAACTGCTATGAGATTTAACCGTGTTTGTGCCATTATTGGCATCAGCTGCATTTTGACGCTAAGAAGGCATGAATACGATCTCTCAGATTTGCATGACGTAACTAGAATGGTCAAAGCAATTTGGCAAGCTTAGCCACTTCGGGCAAAAGATCTCGCAGCTCCTCACAGACGAAAGCATCTCTACAACGTCCTGAAACGTTTTCAAGGTTGTATTACGCTGCCTTGCTATATCTATGAGCGAACTACGATTAACGTTGAGCCATTTAGGTTCAATATCTTGCCCGTAAAACGTCAGAAGGTGTGTGCTGTTTCCATTTCCAATTATAAATTCCTCAATCTGTGTCATTTGCTGCCACATTTCTGGCGGACACCTTTCGTCCAGCGAGGAATCTACAGTGTCCAATACCTCGCACAACCGCTGGCGTTACATGTGCTCGGCCGAAGGAAATACGTGAGGTACAGATCCCTCGTCATACCATCATGCAGTCTTCCTTTGCCTTCGCGCAcgagcttctttttctttaacattcAAATCCAATTAACGCGCCTCTGTGTGTGTCCCGTTCCGAAATCGGCAATATCCTTCGTTCCCAAGTCAGCTAGGAGTCTGCCTGACTGTCTTGACCATTTCTTCTGCTTGAAGAAATCTCAGCGCTCCTTTCTGCAATGCAGTACTTACTGTTTCTAATCGCGAAAACATGAATGTCAGGAGCTTGAGGATGAAGTATGTGTCAAGTTTTGGCAGTGCTTTCAAACATTCACGGGATTTGGGTACGGCCTCGTTTTGTTTTTCTGATGATAGGCCATGAAGAAACGAGATCAGGTGGCTATCGTTGTCGTACCAACACGTCCAAAACACTAGTTTATAGTTCTGAACAAGTGACTTTAGAGAAGTGGCCCTTGGCGCCTACCTTGTGGGACAAAACTTCCAGAAGTTTACGCTCTGCTCATTCTGAAATGCCTGGACCGTATCCAGACTCTTTTGCGGAGCACGTAACAAAGTTGATAATTTCTGATATCATGCCCAAAAGATCGCGACACATTTCCACTTCCTGACCCAGTCCTGCAGCACCAGGCTAAGTATGTGCGCAAGACAGTGTACGTACAGTATTCGCGTCTCCTCCTTGTGTAGCAGGGCTTACAGCCCACCATGCTGCACTCTCATATTTGCAGCGCCTTCATAGCATTGCCCACAGCATTTGTAAATGTAAGATTTAAACGGCACAGGACATCCTTTAGAAGGGTAGAACGATTGGCCGCTCTGGTGTCCCCAATGCTATAAAATCCACAGAACAGCTGATGTGTTTAAAGTTCTTTTGGAAAATACGAAATCTGATCGACACTTGCTCCTTGGCCCATATATCCGCTGTCTCATCCATGATCAAGGCATAGGGCTCCGCTTCAAGAACCTCATTTGCTAGTGACCAGAGAGCATCATGAGCCAAAATGTTTAACATTTTGTTTAAAATGTCCTAGGAAAGCCACTTGTTGACCTGCGGTGCTTGCTAGGTGGCTTTGGCGTTtcgctgctaaccacgaggtgacaggatcaaatcccggcgagGACGGCCGCATTTCcaaggggcgaaatgcaagaacacccttgTACTTTTATTTAATCGAACGTTAAGGAAcctcagatggtcaaaattactcccgagttccccactacggcgtgcctcataaccatatcgtggttctggcacgtaaaaccatataTTCTCAAGAGACACTTGTCCTTGGTTCGAGAAAGCCATGATTGCAGTTGTGGAATGTCATTGGCGCGAAGTTCCAGACGTTGTCTTAGGTTCCTTTCTGCATTATCATGATCACGCACTGCCAATCCCTGGCCTGTTAGGCACTGCAATGAAGATTATGTCGCTATCAGCGTTTTCTTGAGTCTTCCACTTCTTTTTGCTTCCCAGTTGCACAAGCATTTGCTGCATTCACCCCCCCTTTCCACAGCGTCGGTTCCTCTCATGGCCACACGGTGCAGATTCGAGGCCTGATGATTTTAAATATTATAATAGCTTCATAAGAGCTAGAAAACCCCTTTTTCACAAACGTCGCGCGAGATTCCTTATCCCTGGAAGTTATCTGTGACGAAAATGTCCACCTCACAAGCAGCGCGACAAGTCTCGCAAAATACCTTGCCCACTGACGCGTCATACAGAAGCCATTTGTACGCATGTTTCCAAGCTGGTCGGTAATGTCCCTTTTGCGGTTTAGAGCTCGGGACTGGATCCTCGACAACAATTTGTATGTCTGCGGAGGCACTGGTGACAGCCTGTTCCGCTAAAGCAGACATCGGTAGGTTCCGAAGCGGACGCCAAAGGTCCCATATCGGGTGGATCACGTGTACGTTCGTCATCATTTTTGTGAAGTCTGTTCTTCATGAGATATCCGTCCATCGTTTTTCACGGTTTCCTGCAATACAATACCAGGAAGGTAACACCACCAAGGAATTGAGTGCCAAGAGCTTTATGAGAAAATAATTTAatgccctttcactctgtgaagaaggataacaaGCGAAACTTTATTGGGAGGACTATATGACAACTACATTGATTTAAATGCTTATTGTTATATTGATTGTCTAAAGACGCATACGTTTAACTTCGTGGTTGTTATCGTCtttattttctctcattcgttacCATAGTCACCATAGCTTCGTAGCCGCTGTGGTACACCGTGGTCGGTTGTATTGCTATGCCAGATACGTTCTTACAAAAGGTTAAAtctgtagcgaccgtccgtccCATCGTTCTTCACTCTTCTCGGGAAGCCGGTGTCCCTTGCCTTGGGGGTGATTACctcctgctctttcttggaatcgAGGCAGCTCCACGGACTAACTAAAACACCATCACAGCCACTCGGCAaagctgcttttacttttgaataaaggcCACTGgctctc
Proteins encoded in this window:
- the LOC126524450 gene encoding uncharacterized protein, with the protein product MRQQGSLSVKLRSPLLCTVQKHTGRLTQEPSRMRTKSWTPEPWDEPLKSVAKSDESAEKKEEAADAGSSAHAAPSAGPDGGLSWFIAALCFLVNLLFSSFFRCGGLFFTSIMTTYEATRGYASLPLSMYSGFTNLSGLIAGPLIHWFGVRAAAVLGGFVMATGCMISYFATGIPFLVGSLGVLAGSGHGILYGCVIVAINEYFDKRRGVALGINLTGATAASFVFPSIFDLLLSEYGLHGTLAITGALLLNIPVLGFLFRKPPWQESVIDTSEAVKKGAQKFSAEQITTCSLKNLHAEDGKPSTVVARHTTVLNRRGILVAVPDEEAITQKRLTLCSQPEGLTNRNPTVENALHDTTTEDEMNMAWSRRGTLLSVAGSLLEEEKTLSSRRGTLISLTRKGSTIGDLDLRKIALLQEAVEHLTTINTAPTACEENAAFLESAPITEERSRVGSEPSFVGEYGGAGRAVASRRSTVTSLASRCQIELPCKTDEPIRILIHAEQDRSSDSALISAKEVLRLPRFYCHMLSYFSYVFFLDTFLAVAVDYAVDVGIDSVSAVFVLTFFSVTDTIGRLFVPLLTDYKLVSPLSLMCLSYLAMAVIAHSMPYAQNLVPFWTCMITLGLPVGYILVAVSEAIAVEVGLRNLPIAYGFVAGLTGVGAFFRPVVIGFFRDRYGSYDGLFRTMGSMVLCSFLLTAPLWVLDRRRTSLPATSKAMDSDDIVTDVASAPSADHHS